The sequence TGCTCGTGCGTTGGCTGCGGGTGGGATTTGGCGCCGGTTGGTGACCGACCCGGTCACCGATCAGTTGCTGGACCTGGGTCATACCCGGTATCGGCCCTCGAGTGCGTTGGCCGACCATGTCCGGGCCCGAGATGTCTCTTGTGTGCGGCCCGGGTGCTCCACCCCGGCGACCGAGTGCCAGCTCGATCACACCCAGGCGTGGGACCACACCGACCCGGGCGAGGGTGGGGCGACGGCTCCGGCGAATCTGGGGCCGTTGTGCCAGCGGGACCACCAGGCCAAGACCCACGGCGATTTCGAGCTCGAGCAGACCGCTCCCGGGGTCTTCGAATGGACCACCCCCACCGGGCACCGCTACCGCCGCAACCCCGACGGCAGCACCACCCCACTGAGCCACCACCCCGACACCCCACCCCCGTTCTAGGGCCGAGGTGTTCGGCGGCGTGTCACGTTCTCCCGGGTGGACGGTGCACCCCGCGGTGCGGATCGCTCAGAGCACAGCGACCTTCCATCGGCTGCACGCAGGTGCGCCTGGCCGAGCTGGGCGTGTGGGCCGGGGCGCATGGAGCACTGCTGCAAGCGGCCGAGGTGGGGTGAGGCTGAGGCTGGGTGACGCCCTGGTGGCCGTGGTTAGGGTAGGTCGATGACCACCCCGCCGTGCGCCGAGCTGCATCTGCACCTGGAAGGAACCCTCGAACCCGATCTGGTGTTTGCGCTCGCTGAGCGGAACAAGATCGAGCTGGACTACCGCGACCCTGATGAACTGCGTGCGGCGAAGGAGTTCACCGATCTGCAGTCATTCCTCGACCTCTACTACTCCTGCATGCAGGTGTTGCGTACCGAGGAGGACTTCGCCGACCTGACCCGCGCGTATCTGCGCCGGGCCCGTGAAGCGGGGGTGTGGCATGCGGAGATCATGGTGGACCCGCAGGCGCACATGGTCCGCGGTGTGCCGCTGCCGACGGTGATCGAAGGGGTAGGCGGCGCGCTCGCCGAGAGCGAGCGCGAGTTCGGGATCAGCACCGGCCTGATCGCCGCGTTCCTGCGGGACCGGCCCGCAGCCGAAGCGCTCGAGGTGCTCGACGATCTGCTCGTGATGGACGCACCACTGCTGGGCATCGGCCTCGACTCGGCCGAGGTGGGCTACCCACCCTCGCTGTTCACGCACGTCTATGACCGCGCCCGCAGCGCCGGACTGCACCTGATCGCGCATGCGGGGGAGGAGGGGCCAGCGGAGTACGTCCGGGAGGCGCTGGACCTGCTCGGTGTCGAGCGGATCGACCACGGCATCCGGTCGATGGACGATCCGGACCTGGTGCAGCGGCTGGTCCGCGAGCAGGTCCCGCTGACCGGGTGCCCGCTCTCGAACGTGCGCCTGCGCGCTGTGCCCAGCCTGGCCGAGCACCCGCTCCCCGCGATGCTGGCGGCCGGGCTGCTGGTCACGATCAACTCCGACGACCCGGCGTACTTCGGCGGCTACGTGGACGACAACTACGCCGCTATCGCCGAGCAGTTCGGCCTCGGCCGCGACCAGCTCGCCGCGCTCGCAGAGAACTCGGTGCGTGCGTCGTTCGCGAGCGAGGCGCGCAAGACGGAGCTGCTGGGTGAGGTGGAGACCTGGCGGGTCGGCTAGGTTCGCCGGTCAGCCATTGCATAGAGCTCGAAGAGATCGCGGCTGGTCGTTAGCCATAGTGACCGGCTCGGCAGCGGAACCCCACGGTCTCGAGTACCGCTTCGATGTAGGACTTCGGGTCGGTATCCGGAGCAAGGTCGCCCCAGAGTAGCAGTCGTTGGATCAGGGCACCGGCGAGCAGGTCCTGCATGAGCTCGGGATCGAGGGCGGGATCGATCTGGCCGTCGTCTTGTGCCTCTCTGATCCTGGCGGCGAAGGCCCCGCGCCTGGGAGCGAACATCTCCACGAGGTAGGTCTGGGTGATCGCGCTGCCGTCGGGGCCGAGCGCCACCAGCTGACGTAGAAGGTTTCGAGCGAACTCATCCTCGAGAGCTGTGGCGGCACGGGCGACGAACAGATCGAGGATCTCCTCGAGCGTCCCGTCAGCCCAGTCTTCCAGGCCTGCTTCGGACTCGGCGCGAAAGGCCAGCAGGGCGGAGGCGACCAGTTCCTCGCGGGTGTCCCATCGCCGGTAGATCGCGGTACGGCTGGCCCCCGCCCGTCGGGCCACCTGGTCGAAGCTCACCGCCGCTCGCCCGCCCTCCGCGAAGAGCGACAGGGCTGCGCGCTGAAGTCGGCGATCGACGTCTGCACTACGCGGTCGGCCAGCCATGACGCCTACCGTCTCACACCCCTTTACGGTTTCGCTACACCTCTGTACCGTAATCGCGGGGCACCCACCCGCGACCTCGACGCGAGGAGAAGTCCGATGCGGACAGTTTCTGACAGCACGGCGTTCATCACAGGCGGAGCCAGTGGTATCGGGCTCGGCATGGCACGCGCCTTCGCGGCCGAGGGAGCGAGGCTCGCCTTGGTCGACCTCGATGCCGCTGCCCTCCGTGAGGCCCAACGCGAGCTTGCTGACGTGACCGAGGTCATCACGATCACCCTCGATGTCCGTGACCGCGAGGCGATGGCGGCAGCTGCCGATCGCACCGAGAGCGAGCTCGGTTCCGTCCGGGTCCTCTGCAACAACGCCGGTGTCGGTAGCGGGATGGGTGGTATGAATCTCGAGACGATGAAGTACGAGCACTGGGACCATACCCTGGGGGTGAACCTCGGCGGTGTGGTGAACGGCGTGCAGACGTTCGTGCCGCGAATGGTCGAGCGGGGTGGGCCGGCGCATGTCGTCAACACCTCGTCGGGCTCCGGGCTCGCCGTGACCGGCGGGGCGCAATTCATGTACTGCGCGTCGAAGTACGCGGTGACCGGCCTTTCCGAGGCGATCGTCAACCTGCTGAAGCGGTACGGCATCGGTCTGACTTTGGTGAGCCCGGGGTTCGTCGACACCCGGATCGCGGAGACGACCCGTCGGCTCGACCCAGCTGCAGCCGAGGCCGACGCCATGGATTCGGACTATCGAGAGAAGCTGGAGCGATTCGAGGCCCTCTTCGAACCGTTGGGGCAGGACCCCGACGACGTCGGTGCCATGGTGCTGGACGCCATCCACCATGACCGGCTCTACTGCCAGCCGGATCGACTGATGGCAGAACCGGTCCGGGCGCGCTGCAGCGCCCTGCTCGAGGCCATGCCCCCGGAGACCGAGCGGGATCGACAGATGGTCGAGATGATCCAGAAGGTTCGTCAGTAGCGTGGGGTGACGGCCGGCCCGATCAGCATGCGACACTCGGCGAATGATCCGGGTGACTTTTCTCTATCCCAAGACCGACGTGTCGACATTCGACATGAACTACTACACGTCGACGCACATGCCGATGCTCGCCGCCGCCCTCGGCGACGACTGTCAGAGCTGGGGCGCCGACAGGATCACCAGCGGCCCATACGAGGCGATCGGTTGGGCGCTCGTCTCGAGCGCCGAGGCGTTCGGCGCAGCGATGACCGAGAAGGGTGCCGAGATCAGGGCTGATGTCGCCAACTACACCAACATGCGCCCCGACGTCGTCATGGGAGACGTTGTCAGATAGGGGTGACGGCTGCTGGCGCAGCTGATCTGACATCTCGACGATCGCCACGCGGACAGCGCCCTCATGACCGGATCCTGAGCAGGTCCGCCTCGAAGTCTGCTAGGTACCGTCGACGTTGAATCTTGACACCGTAAACGACTTGCGGCACTGTCGGTCAGCAGGTAGGTAGTTTACATCGCAGAGGGGCGATGGAGCCGGTCGCAGCCGACCGGGTCCCGCCGGACGAGGAGCAGTTGATCATGAATCCTTCAGTTTCCCGCCGCGGCATGCTGGCCGCCGCCGGCATCGGCGCGGTCGCGACAGCCGCCACCGTGCTGCCAGGCACTAGCAGCGCCCACGCCGCTCCGCCCATCGGCCGGGGCCCGACGGTGCTGCCCGGCGCCGATGTCGCTCATGCCGATGACTGGCAGGTCTTCAACGGTCGCCGGATCGGCATCATCACCAACCCCACCGGCGTCGTCCGAGACGGACTGAGAAGCATCGTGGACGCCATGCACGAATCCGGCAGGGTGGACATCGGCGCGGTGTTCGGTCCGGAGCACGGCTTCCGTGGCACTGCCCAGGCCGGCGAATCGGAAGGTACCTACGTCGATGAGCGCACCGGCGTCACGGTCTACGACGCCTACGGTGCGGACTCCGCCAAGTTCGAGCAGTTCTTCAACGACTCCGGGGTCGACACGATCGTCTTCGACATCCAGGACGTCGGGGTGCGCTTCTACACCTACATCTGGACGATGTACGAGGCGATGATCGCCGCGGCCAGGACCGGCAAGGATTTCATCGTGCTCGACCGGCCCAACCCCGTCGGTGGCACGCCCCACGGCACGATGATGACCGACGGCTACACCTCCGGTGTCGGCAAGGACAAGATCCTGCAGGCACACGGGATGACGGTCGGCGAGGTCGCCCGCTTCTTCAACGGCGAACTGCTGGAGGAAGCCGGGGGAGCGACGCTCGACGAGGTGCAGGTGGTCCAGATCGAGCGCTGGAAACCCGAGCAGTTGTTCGCCGAGACCGAGCTGCCGTTTGTGATGCCCAGCCCGAACATGCCGACGGCGGACACGGCGTTGCTCTACTACGGCACCGGGATGTTCGAGGCCACCAACATGTCGGAGGGCCGCGGCACCACCCGTCCGTTCGAGCTGATCGGTGCGCCGTATGCGGACCACCGCTGGGCTGCCACGCTGAACGAGCGGGAGATCCCTGGGGTGGAGTTCCGCGAGGCATATTTCAACCCGACGTTCTCCAAGCACCAGGGGGAGATCTGCGCTGGCGTCCAGGTGCACATCACCGACCCCCGCGAGGTCTCATCGATCAATGTCGCGACGCACATGATGACCGCGGCCCGGGACCTGTACGACGACTTCGGATGGCGTGCACTCGATGGAGACAACCCGGGGCGCTGGATCGGTCTTCTCACCGGGTCCAGCCGCTTCCAGAGCCTGCTCGAGGGCGGCGCATCGGCTGAGTCGATGATCCGGTCCTGGATGGCTGACGAGCGTACCTTCGAGCGGCAGCGTCGCCCGTACCTGATCTACCGGCGCGCGCGCTGACCCTGCTCACCGGGTCCGGGCGCTCTGGGCGCTGGGGCCCCGTGACCGTCACCGGGCTCAGCCCGCCGGTGGACCACGACCAGTAGGACCACAGCAAGGGTGAGAAGTACGCCGCTGTGGGTGAACTTTGCTGCGTGCGTGACGCCGTCGGGTACAGGGGTGGCGAAGCCGGTGAGCGTCCCTGCCAGGACGACCCCCGCGCCGAGCAGGCCGATCTCTCGCGCGCCCCATCGGCCTTGGCGGACGCACCAGCCGAGGGTAGCCCCGCTGATCGCGACGATGGCGGCCAGGCTCACCGTTCCGGCCCAGGTTGGCGGCAACAGGTCCGTGGTTCCCTTGAGCACCATCGCCCCCAGGACCACCGCAGCCGCTGGGACGCGGCGGCCAGTCGACGCGCTCGTCACCGGGCCGCCGAGTCGGGTGAACGTGAGTGCCGCGATGACTGTCACGACGGCGAGGACGGTGACCACCTGGACGACCGATGGCGTGTATCCGTACGTCTGTCGGCCATCCTGATGCACCGCCACCACGACCAGAGCCGCTGCGGCGACCGTGAGCGGCAGGCCGACCTTACCGAGGAGCGGGCGGCCGCGATGGGCCGGCGCCAACGCGTACAGCAGGGCGAGTGGAGCACCGATGCTCATCATGACGTGGCCGAGTGTCCAGCTCAGTGCAGGGAAGACGCTGAACCCTAGTGAGGGGACCAGTGTGGGTTCGCGCAGCTCCGACCAGAACGCCACATCGGCCCGATCCTCACCGAACAGCGCGAGGTCGATCACGCCGGGCATAGCCAGGCCGAACGCTGCGGCGAGCACGAGGGTCCCGGCCCAGCCGCACCCGGTGCGCACGGAGGCCTCCCGGATCAGCAACGCCGCCCCGCCATAGAGGGGTGCGAAGAAGAGCAGGGTGGCTAGTGACGTCCAGAGGTCACCGGTGAAGGAGAGGTAGGCGGACAGGTACTCCGCAGTGATCGGCGCGACCAGGAACACGCTCAGCACTGGTACGAGGCGACGCCGCAGAGGGAGCATGCTCACAAATTACCAGAGTGGCTACTCTATTAATCGCGAATAGGGCCGCGCAAGGCGGACGCAGAATGACCAGCAGTGCATGTGTGGGCCACCTGGCCCTGGTCAG is a genomic window of Ruania zhangjianzhongii containing:
- a CDS encoding exo-beta-N-acetylmuramidase NamZ family protein; the encoded protein is MNPSVSRRGMLAAAGIGAVATAATVLPGTSSAHAAPPIGRGPTVLPGADVAHADDWQVFNGRRIGIITNPTGVVRDGLRSIVDAMHESGRVDIGAVFGPEHGFRGTAQAGESEGTYVDERTGVTVYDAYGADSAKFEQFFNDSGVDTIVFDIQDVGVRFYTYIWTMYEAMIAAARTGKDFIVLDRPNPVGGTPHGTMMTDGYTSGVGKDKILQAHGMTVGEVARFFNGELLEEAGGATLDEVQVVQIERWKPEQLFAETELPFVMPSPNMPTADTALLYYGTGMFEATNMSEGRGTTRPFELIGAPYADHRWAATLNEREIPGVEFREAYFNPTFSKHQGEICAGVQVHITDPREVSSINVATHMMTAARDLYDDFGWRALDGDNPGRWIGLLTGSSRFQSLLEGGASAESMIRSWMADERTFERQRRPYLIYRRAR
- a CDS encoding TetR/AcrR family transcriptional regulator, coding for MAGRPRSADVDRRLQRAALSLFAEGGRAAVSFDQVARRAGASRTAIYRRWDTREELVASALLAFRAESEAGLEDWADGTLEEILDLFVARAATALEDEFARNLLRQLVALGPDGSAITQTYLVEMFAPRRGAFAARIREAQDDGQIDPALDPELMQDLLAGALIQRLLLWGDLAPDTDPKSYIEAVLETVGFRCRAGHYG
- a CDS encoding SDR family oxidoreductase, which translates into the protein MRTVSDSTAFITGGASGIGLGMARAFAAEGARLALVDLDAAALREAQRELADVTEVITITLDVRDREAMAAAADRTESELGSVRVLCNNAGVGSGMGGMNLETMKYEHWDHTLGVNLGGVVNGVQTFVPRMVERGGPAHVVNTSSGSGLAVTGGAQFMYCASKYAVTGLSEAIVNLLKRYGIGLTLVSPGFVDTRIAETTRRLDPAAAEADAMDSDYREKLERFEALFEPLGQDPDDVGAMVLDAIHHDRLYCQPDRLMAEPVRARCSALLEAMPPETERDRQMVEMIQKVRQ
- a CDS encoding EthD family reductase is translated as MIRVTFLYPKTDVSTFDMNYYTSTHMPMLAAALGDDCQSWGADRITSGPYEAIGWALVSSAEAFGAAMTEKGAEIRADVANYTNMRPDVVMGDVVR
- a CDS encoding adenosine deaminase, with amino-acid sequence MTTPPCAELHLHLEGTLEPDLVFALAERNKIELDYRDPDELRAAKEFTDLQSFLDLYYSCMQVLRTEEDFADLTRAYLRRAREAGVWHAEIMVDPQAHMVRGVPLPTVIEGVGGALAESEREFGISTGLIAAFLRDRPAAEALEVLDDLLVMDAPLLGIGLDSAEVGYPPSLFTHVYDRARSAGLHLIAHAGEEGPAEYVREALDLLGVERIDHGIRSMDDPDLVQRLVREQVPLTGCPLSNVRLRAVPSLAEHPLPAMLAAGLLVTINSDDPAYFGGYVDDNYAAIAEQFGLGRDQLAALAENSVRASFASEARKTELLGEVETWRVG